The following are encoded together in the Blautia obeum ATCC 29174 genome:
- a CDS encoding helix-turn-helix domain-containing protein has translation MQNIVEFIKEEMSNRGMTYDLLAEKAGTTRQNLWTKLNKNTRPNFETVRKILAALDYDLVVEKKKGAADPGEKEIADFFASTDEEQVSYECVQALFSTMGYSLELKTHKNEENVKQGIDNY, from the coding sequence ATGCAGAACATTGTAGAATTTATCAAAGAGGAAATGTCAAACAGAGGAATGACATACGATTTATTGGCAGAAAAGGCGGGAACAACCCGGCAGAATCTTTGGACGAAGCTGAATAAGAATACCAGACCCAATTTCGAGACAGTAAGAAAGATTCTTGCAGCATTGGACTATGATCTGGTAGTTGAGAAAAAGAAAGGTGCAGCGGATCCGGGAGAAAAAGAAATTGCAGATTTCTTTGCAAGCACAGATGAAGAACAGGTCAGCTATGAATGTGTTCAGGCATTGTTTTCAACAATGGGATATTCACTGGAATTAAAAACTCACAAAAATGAGGAAAATGTAAAACAGGGTATTGACAACTACTAA
- a CDS encoding transposase: MNKEYRKRLFALMDEIDDLAKMGIHLEKEEVTGEVEMLQEPEKAQPKIEVKKSKIDDIPEEPTGPNHDTTRRYSANFKKFIVNMHKIHGMTFDEITQRYGVAKATVTKWCTDARYVDGINLEAMKSKTEALEKENEKLREENARLQKMIALAFGHGLEAKG, encoded by the coding sequence ATGAATAAAGAGTACAGAAAAAGATTATTCGCTCTTATGGATGAGATTGATGATCTTGCAAAAATGGGAATCCATTTAGAGAAAGAGGAAGTCACAGGCGAGGTGGAAATGCTGCAGGAGCCAGAAAAAGCACAGCCTAAAATCGAAGTGAAGAAAAGCAAAATAGATGATATTCCAGAGGAGCCTACCGGTCCGAACCATGATACAACCAGACGGTATAGTGCAAATTTCAAGAAATTTATTGTAAATATGCATAAAATTCATGGAATGACCTTCGATGAAATTACACAGCGGTATGGCGTAGCAAAAGCTACTGTTACAAAATGGTGTACTGATGCAAGGTACGTTGACGGGATCAATCTGGAGGCGATGAAGTCCAAAACAGAGGCATTGGAGAAAGAGAACGAAAAGCTGAGAGAAGAAAATGCGAGATTACAGAAAATGATTGCTCTTGCATTCGGACATGGATTGGAGGCTAAAGGATGA